A genomic region of Luteibacter aegosomatissinici contains the following coding sequences:
- a CDS encoding efflux RND transporter periplasmic adaptor subunit, protein MMRTVLFAALLCATPALFAEESNPLVLDAKAIKAEGITLATASLRTLTDQVRAPGEVRADAYATALVSPRVPSQVVARKAKLGDVVKAGQPLVVLSSVEVAETQGELIVASQDWARVSSLGPQAVSARRYNEALVQRDQARAKLKAYGLSEGQIGQLIRRGSAAADGSFELLAPQAGRVTTDEFMLGERIEPGRTLFTLVAESSVWVEARLAPSIAEQVRAGAAVTVSAHGKTLKGSVIQRSHQTDEKTRTVNVRIQVPNEGDLLHQGELVECRIDVASQSRQLAVPADAIVLLQNQPTVFVRGEQPGQFEPVSVEAGETRDGWTEIKRGLGEGTPYVSRGAFALKARLLRSQLGEE, encoded by the coding sequence ATGATGCGTACCGTTCTTTTCGCCGCGCTGCTTTGCGCTACCCCCGCGCTGTTTGCTGAAGAGTCCAACCCCCTCGTTCTCGACGCGAAAGCGATCAAGGCCGAAGGCATCACGCTGGCGACGGCGAGCCTGCGCACCCTGACCGACCAGGTGCGCGCGCCGGGCGAGGTGCGCGCCGATGCGTATGCCACCGCGCTGGTCTCGCCACGCGTGCCCTCACAGGTCGTCGCTCGCAAGGCGAAGCTGGGCGATGTCGTGAAGGCCGGCCAGCCGTTGGTGGTGCTCTCCAGCGTGGAGGTCGCCGAGACGCAGGGCGAGCTCATCGTCGCCAGCCAAGACTGGGCGCGCGTGTCATCACTGGGGCCCCAGGCGGTGTCCGCGCGCCGCTACAACGAGGCACTGGTGCAGCGTGACCAGGCTCGGGCGAAGCTCAAGGCGTATGGCCTCTCCGAGGGGCAGATCGGCCAGCTCATACGCCGGGGCTCTGCGGCCGCCGATGGCAGCTTCGAGCTCCTGGCGCCGCAGGCGGGGCGTGTCACGACGGATGAGTTCATGCTCGGCGAGCGGATCGAGCCCGGCCGCACGCTGTTTACGCTGGTGGCGGAGTCATCGGTGTGGGTTGAAGCCCGCCTTGCCCCAAGTATCGCCGAACAGGTACGCGCCGGTGCGGCCGTCACCGTATCCGCGCACGGCAAGACGCTGAAGGGCAGTGTCATCCAGCGCTCGCACCAGACCGACGAGAAGACCCGTACGGTCAACGTACGCATACAGGTACCCAACGAAGGCGATCTCCTGCACCAGGGCGAGCTGGTGGAATGCCGCATCGACGTGGCGAGTCAGTCACGCCAGCTGGCCGTTCCCGCCGATGCCATCGTGCTGCTGCAAAACCAGCCCACCGTCTTCGTACGTGGCGAACAGCCGGGGCAGTTCGAGCCGGTATCGGTGGAAGCAGGCGAAACACGCGACGGTTGGACCGAGATCAAGCGCGGCCTGGGTGAAGGCACACCGTACGTGAGTAGGGGTGCGTTCGCGCTGAAGGCGCGCCTGCTCCGTTCGCAGCTGGGAGAGGAGTGA
- a CDS encoding helix-turn-helix transcriptional regulator — MPIDLGNHLGTFLRDRRARLDPATFGFAAGRRRTPGLRREEVAQRANISPTWYTWLEQGRGGAPSAEVLNRLATGLMLTEPEREHMFILALGHAPEPRYKQPEGITPRLQRVLDALPTSPAILRTATWDVVAWNAAAAALLTDYSKLPREKRNILRLMFSDQRVRAAQEDWLRVAQFVVAAFRADAARAGATAEITQLVEELSRTSPEFEALWRNNDIASHGDGLKRLHHPVLGPIELEFSTFAVEGRPDLTLMIYNPSTAETTEAVRKLVERRGG; from the coding sequence ATGCCCATCGATCTTGGCAACCACCTCGGCACCTTCCTCCGCGACCGGCGCGCCCGCCTGGATCCGGCCACGTTCGGCTTTGCCGCCGGCCGCCGGCGCACACCAGGCCTGCGCCGCGAGGAGGTCGCGCAGCGCGCCAACATCAGCCCTACCTGGTACACCTGGCTGGAGCAGGGCCGCGGCGGTGCGCCCTCGGCCGAGGTGCTTAACCGCCTTGCCACCGGCCTGATGCTGACCGAGCCTGAGCGCGAGCACATGTTCATCCTGGCGCTGGGGCACGCACCAGAGCCACGTTACAAACAGCCCGAAGGCATCACCCCGCGCCTGCAGCGTGTACTCGATGCCCTGCCCACCAGCCCGGCGATCCTGCGCACCGCGACATGGGATGTCGTGGCATGGAACGCTGCGGCTGCCGCCCTTCTGACGGATTACTCGAAGCTGCCGCGCGAAAAGCGGAACATCCTGCGCCTGATGTTTTCCGACCAGCGCGTGCGTGCCGCACAGGAGGACTGGCTGCGTGTAGCGCAGTTCGTCGTCGCCGCGTTCCGCGCCGATGCCGCGCGCGCGGGTGCCACGGCCGAGATCACGCAACTGGTCGAAGAGCTTTCACGCACCAGCCCGGAATTCGAGGCGCTTTGGCGTAACAACGACATCGCCAGCCACGGCGACGGCCTCAAGCGCCTGCATCACCCCGTGCTTGGCCCGATCGAACTGGAGTTCTCGACGTTTGCGGTGGAGGGCCGGCCCGACCTCACGCTCATGATCTACAACCCGAGCACGGCGGAAACCACCGAAGCCGTGCGCAAGCTGGTTGAGCGCCGGGGCGGCTAG
- a CDS encoding PAS domain-containing sensor histidine kinase produces MGEGQLSSAGGGMPLGQSDTQFRLLVDGVADYAIYMISPEGLVASWNSGAQRIKGYAPAEIIGHHYREFYTEQDQASHEPENNLRRAANEGRAEAEGWRVRKDGTRFWAHVIIDRILDDEGHLLGFAKVTRDVTEQRLAAQQLEEAREALFQSQKMEAIGQLTGGMAHDFNNLLMAIQSALDLLGRHVPADEHVQNLIGVAQAGVNRGKNLSQRMLAFARKQELQPRAVDVVELVHGMSELIDSTLGARFKLATRFAYRLDRVMVDPHQLELALLNLVVNARDAYGDEGGRISIEADMSEAPHGDVPGLAEGSYLRLAVIDQGPGMDERTLSRAADPFFTTKGVGKGTGLGLSMVHGLAAQSRGRLVLRSQVSVGTRADIWLPVVTASDARMAAAAAPPTAMAATKAAETLRILAVDDDVLVLSTLKALLEDMGHVVTAASSGERAIELLRGEERFDLLLTDYAMPHLTGGDVALAALTTRPGLPIVLATGYADMANEAFPGMQRLGKPFDRDNLARAIARAMA; encoded by the coding sequence ATGGGCGAGGGACAACTCAGCAGCGCGGGCGGCGGCATGCCGCTGGGCCAGAGCGACACCCAGTTCCGCCTGTTGGTGGATGGCGTGGCCGACTACGCCATTTACATGATCAGCCCGGAAGGCCTGGTCGCGAGCTGGAACTCCGGCGCCCAGCGCATCAAAGGCTATGCCCCTGCGGAGATCATCGGCCACCACTACCGTGAGTTCTACACGGAGCAAGACCAGGCCAGCCACGAGCCGGAGAACAACCTGCGCCGCGCCGCGAACGAGGGCCGCGCCGAAGCCGAGGGCTGGCGAGTGCGCAAGGACGGCACCCGCTTCTGGGCACACGTGATCATCGACCGCATCCTCGATGACGAGGGCCACTTGCTGGGTTTCGCCAAGGTGACCCGCGACGTCACCGAGCAGCGCCTTGCCGCGCAGCAACTGGAAGAAGCGCGCGAGGCCTTGTTCCAGTCGCAGAAGATGGAAGCCATCGGCCAGCTCACCGGCGGCATGGCGCACGACTTCAATAACCTGCTCATGGCTATCCAGAGCGCGCTCGACCTGTTGGGCCGCCACGTACCCGCCGACGAACACGTACAGAACCTGATCGGCGTGGCGCAGGCCGGCGTCAATCGCGGCAAGAACCTCTCCCAGCGCATGCTCGCTTTCGCGCGCAAGCAGGAACTGCAACCGCGCGCCGTCGATGTCGTCGAACTGGTCCACGGCATGTCCGAGCTGATCGACAGCACGCTGGGTGCGCGTTTCAAGCTGGCCACCCGTTTTGCCTACCGCCTGGATCGCGTCATGGTCGATCCGCACCAGCTGGAACTGGCCCTGCTCAACCTGGTCGTCAATGCACGTGACGCCTATGGCGACGAAGGCGGCCGGATCTCGATCGAAGCGGACATGAGCGAAGCGCCGCACGGCGATGTACCGGGCCTGGCCGAGGGCAGCTACCTGCGGCTGGCGGTGATCGACCAGGGTCCCGGCATGGACGAACGCACCCTGTCCCGTGCCGCGGATCCGTTCTTCACCACCAAGGGCGTGGGCAAGGGCACCGGGCTGGGGCTTTCCATGGTCCACGGCCTCGCGGCGCAATCAAGGGGCCGGCTGGTCCTGCGTAGCCAGGTAAGCGTGGGGACGCGCGCGGACATCTGGCTGCCCGTCGTGACCGCCAGCGATGCCAGGATGGCAGCCGCAGCCGCTCCGCCCACCGCGATGGCCGCGACGAAGGCCGCAGAGACCCTGCGGATCCTCGCCGTCGATGACGACGTGCTTGTGCTCTCGACGCTGAAAGCGTTGCTTGAGGACATGGGTCACGTGGTCACCGCCGCATCCTCGGGTGAACGGGCGATCGAGCTGCTGCGTGGTGAGGAACGCTTCGACCTGTTGCTTACCGACTATGCGATGCCACACCTGACCGGCGGCGATGTCGCCCTCGCCGCACTGACTACCCGTCCGGGCCTGCCCATCGTGCTGGCAACGGGCTATGCCGACATGGCCAACGAAGCCTTCCCCGGCATGCAGCGCCTGGGCAAGCCGTTCGACCGCGATAACCTGGCGCGTGCGATCGCCCGAGCCATGGCGTAA
- a CDS encoding dodecin, whose amino-acid sequence MTDHVYKTVELTGSSPEGTDAAVRCAIERASKTIRDIRWFKVTETRGYVEDGKVAHWQVTLKVGFTLEE is encoded by the coding sequence ATGACCGACCACGTGTACAAGACCGTCGAGCTGACCGGCTCGTCCCCCGAAGGCACCGACGCGGCCGTTCGTTGCGCGATCGAACGGGCTTCCAAAACCATCCGGGATATCCGCTGGTTCAAGGTCACGGAAACCCGCGGTTATGTGGAGGATGGCAAGGTGGCCCACTGGCAGGTCACGCTGAAGGTGGGGTTCACCCTGGAAGAGTGA
- a CDS encoding SDR family oxidoreductase has protein sequence MRIFLTGATGFIGSRIVPQLLAAGHQVLGMTRSESGAAWLRANGADAHRATLEDLDSIRAGAAKADAIIHTAFDHDFSNFVANCEKDRRVIAALGSVLKGSKRPLLITSGTGLGQASHGALATEDVANFEHPNPRVASELEGKVQLDAGVNVSVVRLPQVHDTKKQGLITPFIEISREKGLVGYLGDGGNRWPAAHVDDVALLYRLAVERAEAGARYNAVAEEGVPVREIAEVLGVGLGLPVKSLTPDEAQAHFGWLGMFAGLDLSASSKLTRERLNWHPVGPLLLDDLRNMDYATATA, from the coding sequence ATGCGTATCTTCCTTACCGGCGCCACGGGCTTCATCGGCTCGCGCATCGTCCCGCAGCTGCTCGCCGCAGGGCACCAGGTGCTGGGCATGACCCGTTCCGAAAGCGGCGCGGCGTGGTTGCGAGCCAACGGCGCGGACGCTCATCGCGCCACGCTCGAGGATCTGGATAGCATCCGTGCTGGCGCCGCGAAGGCCGATGCGATCATCCACACCGCCTTCGATCACGACTTTTCGAACTTCGTGGCCAACTGCGAAAAGGACCGCCGCGTCATTGCCGCGCTCGGTTCGGTTCTGAAGGGCTCAAAGCGCCCGCTACTCATCACATCCGGTACCGGGTTGGGCCAGGCTAGCCACGGCGCCCTTGCGACGGAAGACGTTGCCAACTTCGAGCACCCCAATCCGCGCGTCGCATCGGAGTTGGAAGGCAAGGTGCAGCTCGATGCCGGCGTGAACGTTTCCGTGGTGCGCCTGCCGCAGGTGCACGACACGAAGAAGCAGGGCCTGATCACGCCGTTTATCGAGATCTCCCGCGAGAAGGGCCTCGTCGGCTACCTGGGTGACGGCGGCAATCGCTGGCCGGCGGCGCATGTTGATGATGTGGCGTTGCTGTACCGCCTTGCGGTGGAACGCGCCGAAGCGGGCGCGCGCTACAACGCGGTTGCCGAAGAAGGTGTACCGGTGCGCGAGATCGCTGAAGTGCTCGGTGTGGGTCTGGGCCTGCCCGTGAAGTCGCTCACGCCGGACGAAGCGCAGGCGCACTTTGGCTGGCTCGGCATGTTCGCGGGCCTCGACCTGAGTGCCTCGAGCAAGCTCACGCGTGAGCGGCTGAACTGGCACCCCGTCGGCCCGTTGCTGCTGGATGACCTGCGCAATATGGATTACGCCACCGCTACCGCCTGA
- a CDS encoding efflux RND transporter permease subunit, translated as MLARLVELSLKYKVLVLIAFAAVAAFGYQAARTLPIDAFPDVTPVQVNVYTEAPGLAAEDVEQLLTTPVESALGGLPKVQEIRSVSLFGLSYVSVYFDDAMDIYFARQLVNERLQQVGERLPAGYGKPEMGPNTSGLGQVFWYTVERGDKALKDSPSDMDLRSLQDWTVRLILRTAPGVDDVTSWGGQEKQYQIRVDPLRLIAHDLGFKDVLQALEANNAQVGGNFIDVGREQYLVRGLGLVKTAADIGNIVLKTEDGTPVYVRDVATVTEAGAPRTGAVTRDGKEVVMGQALARIGENARNVVDAVKARLETVKQALPEGAVVKPVYERTDLVNAAVGTAVRALIEGSVLVALVLFLFLGELRSALVVVITLPLAMLIAFIGMEKVGLSANLMSLAGLAIGIGMMVDGAVVVVENAFRLMAEKRAHGETVDRTAAVLAAAREVANPVAFAILIIIVVFLPLFGLQGLEGKMFKPMAFNIAFAMGGSLLLSLTLVPVLAAMVLKPKEEKDTRLVAYLKRGYARLLGWALAHRRGVIIIAATSLIGALALFPFLGKEFMPNLREGAIMWRITSIPSASLEESIDVSRRVAERIKAKFPEVDTTLAMIGRAEKGETADVNYMEVYTPLKPKDQWRDGETLETLEASMQSELTALLPTAVVSYTQPIQMRIEELISGVRATLALKVYGNDLGELDRLGAQLKATLGRVPGVADLAVEANIGKPQVRIEVDRDALARYGLNADDVLTVVRNGIGGEPVGTLLDGVKRFDIAVRLDDASKANVQAIERIPLRTPSGALVQLSQVAKVTTAEGYSFIRREQLQRYAVIQMDVRGRDIDGFVQEANAAIAREVKIPAGYYTEWGGAFENQQRALARLAIIVPATIFLIFILLYTAFNSMRYAALILANVPFATIGGIVGLFLTGQYLSVPSAIGFIAVFGVAMLNGIVLVSFLNEQRHAGLPVREAVLRGTALRLRPVLMTASVAILGLVPMLLSTGVGAETQRPLATVVVGGLITATLLTLVLLPVLYDWMEQRRVKAGSDKT; from the coding sequence ATGCTGGCGCGCCTCGTTGAACTCTCGCTCAAGTACAAGGTACTGGTGCTGATTGCCTTCGCCGCGGTGGCCGCGTTTGGCTACCAGGCTGCGCGCACGCTGCCGATCGACGCCTTCCCCGATGTGACACCCGTGCAGGTGAACGTCTACACCGAGGCCCCGGGCCTCGCTGCGGAAGACGTGGAGCAGCTGCTGACCACCCCGGTGGAATCCGCGTTGGGTGGCTTGCCGAAGGTGCAGGAGATCCGCTCGGTGAGCCTGTTCGGGTTGTCGTATGTGTCGGTCTACTTCGACGATGCCATGGATATCTACTTCGCCCGGCAACTGGTGAACGAGCGCCTGCAGCAGGTGGGCGAGCGCTTGCCCGCCGGCTACGGCAAGCCCGAAATGGGGCCGAACACCTCCGGGCTTGGCCAGGTGTTCTGGTACACCGTGGAGCGCGGGGATAAAGCCCTGAAGGACAGCCCATCCGACATGGACCTGCGCAGCCTGCAGGACTGGACCGTGCGCCTGATCCTGCGCACCGCGCCTGGCGTGGACGATGTCACGTCATGGGGCGGCCAGGAAAAGCAGTACCAGATACGCGTGGATCCGCTGCGCCTGATCGCACACGACCTCGGCTTCAAGGATGTGCTGCAAGCGCTGGAGGCCAATAACGCCCAGGTCGGGGGCAACTTCATCGATGTGGGCCGCGAGCAGTACCTCGTGCGCGGGCTAGGCCTGGTGAAGACGGCGGCCGACATCGGCAACATCGTGCTCAAGACGGAAGACGGCACCCCTGTGTACGTGCGTGATGTCGCGACCGTGACCGAAGCGGGCGCACCGCGCACCGGTGCCGTGACCCGCGATGGCAAGGAAGTGGTCATGGGCCAGGCACTGGCCCGCATTGGCGAGAACGCGCGCAATGTCGTGGATGCCGTGAAGGCACGGCTGGAGACGGTGAAGCAGGCGCTTCCCGAAGGCGCCGTCGTCAAGCCGGTGTACGAGCGTACCGATCTGGTCAACGCCGCTGTCGGCACCGCCGTGCGGGCGCTTATCGAAGGGTCGGTGCTGGTTGCACTGGTGCTGTTCCTGTTCCTGGGCGAACTGCGCAGCGCGCTGGTCGTGGTCATCACCCTGCCGCTGGCCATGCTGATCGCCTTCATCGGCATGGAGAAGGTAGGCCTGTCGGCCAACCTGATGTCGCTGGCAGGCCTGGCCATTGGCATCGGCATGATGGTCGATGGTGCCGTGGTGGTCGTGGAGAACGCATTCCGGCTCATGGCGGAAAAGCGAGCCCATGGGGAAACGGTCGACAGGACCGCGGCGGTGCTTGCCGCGGCGCGTGAGGTCGCCAACCCCGTCGCCTTTGCAATCCTGATCATCATCGTCGTGTTCCTGCCGTTGTTCGGCCTGCAAGGGCTGGAAGGCAAGATGTTCAAGCCAATGGCATTCAACATCGCGTTCGCAATGGGCGGCTCGCTGCTCCTGTCGCTCACCCTCGTGCCGGTGCTCGCGGCCATGGTGCTGAAGCCGAAGGAGGAGAAGGACACCCGCCTGGTGGCCTACCTCAAACGCGGCTATGCGCGACTGCTGGGCTGGGCGCTCGCGCACCGGCGCGGCGTGATCATCATCGCCGCCACATCGCTCATCGGCGCGCTGGCGCTGTTCCCCTTCCTCGGCAAGGAGTTCATGCCCAACCTGCGCGAGGGCGCCATCATGTGGCGCATCACCTCTATTCCTTCCGCCTCGCTCGAGGAATCCATCGATGTATCGCGGCGCGTGGCCGAGCGGATCAAGGCGAAGTTTCCTGAAGTAGATACGACACTGGCGATGATCGGCCGCGCCGAGAAGGGCGAGACCGCTGATGTGAACTATATGGAGGTGTACACGCCACTCAAGCCGAAGGACCAGTGGCGTGATGGCGAAACGCTGGAAACGCTCGAGGCATCGATGCAAAGCGAGTTGACCGCGCTTCTGCCCACGGCGGTCGTCAGCTACACACAACCGATCCAGATGCGAATCGAAGAGTTGATCTCCGGTGTTCGCGCCACCCTGGCGCTCAAGGTCTATGGCAATGACCTGGGTGAACTCGACCGCCTCGGCGCGCAGCTGAAGGCAACGCTTGGTCGTGTGCCGGGCGTGGCCGACCTGGCCGTGGAGGCGAACATCGGAAAGCCGCAGGTACGCATCGAGGTGGACCGGGATGCCCTGGCGCGTTACGGCCTCAATGCCGATGATGTGCTCACGGTCGTACGCAACGGCATTGGCGGCGAGCCGGTGGGAACGCTGCTGGATGGCGTGAAGCGCTTCGATATCGCCGTTCGCCTGGATGACGCCAGCAAGGCGAACGTGCAGGCGATCGAGCGCATTCCGCTGCGAACGCCGTCGGGTGCCCTCGTCCAGTTGAGCCAGGTGGCGAAGGTCACCACCGCCGAGGGCTATTCATTCATCCGCCGCGAACAGCTGCAGCGCTATGCCGTCATCCAGATGGATGTGCGCGGCCGCGATATCGATGGCTTCGTCCAGGAGGCGAATGCGGCGATCGCGCGTGAGGTGAAGATCCCCGCCGGCTACTACACCGAGTGGGGTGGCGCCTTCGAGAACCAGCAGCGGGCGCTGGCCCGGCTGGCGATCATCGTGCCCGCGACAATCTTCCTGATCTTCATCCTGCTCTATACCGCGTTCAACTCGATGCGCTATGCCGCACTGATCCTGGCCAATGTCCCGTTCGCCACCATCGGTGGCATCGTTGGCCTGTTCCTCACGGGACAGTATCTTTCGGTACCCTCGGCCATCGGCTTCATTGCGGTATTCGGCGTGGCCATGCTCAACGGCATTGTTCTGGTGAGCTTCCTCAACGAGCAGCGGCATGCCGGCCTGCCCGTTCGCGAGGCGGTGCTACGCGGGACGGCGTTGCGCCTGCGCCCCGTGCTGATGACCGCGAGCGTGGCGATCCTGGGCCTGGTCCCCATGCTGCTCTCCACGGGTGTGGGCGCAGAAACCCAACGCCCCCTGGCGACGGTGGTGGTCGGCGGGCTGATCACCGCCACCCTGCTCACACTGGTGCTGTTGCCGGTGCTCTACGACTGGATGGAGCAGCGGCGCGTGAAGGCGGGAAGCGATAAGACATGA
- a CDS encoding YncE family protein, which yields MKARALIAVGLALLPILSLAQQAPWGKPDKPITHADRVYAAEQFSNTVSVTDPVDNKLLGVIRLGDPQPMNFAPLYKGQVLTHGMGFSPDGKTLAIVSIGSNGVSFIDTATNTVKHTTYVGRSPHEAFFTPDGTAVWVTVRGEDYVAVIDAKTYEEVARVKTPAGPGMTIFSPDGKYAYICSSFNPATVVIDVGTREQVGEVKQPSPFCPNIAVTPDGKQVWFTLKDTGKLVAFSALPPFPVLKTMDMGPIANHVNFATVKGVPYAYVTVGGLSQVKVLRVSDYSVVATIPVGAMPHGVWPSSDGSRVYVGLENDDKLAVIDTATNKVVATVPIGQAPQALAFVSNAAASPQADKSLAQLGIAGNTYSLTLNDASGERTHVTLFDQGLVQVLQAAVTGLEPKKAYFIALADSPTGSNLQPLARFMTNPAGAAIVNASGPIRQLVDKPTSGARRYLVITDEATGAPGKVLQRPAS from the coding sequence ATGAAAGCGCGCGCTCTTATCGCCGTAGGGCTGGCCCTGCTACCCATCCTGTCGCTTGCCCAGCAAGCGCCCTGGGGCAAGCCCGACAAGCCCATTACCCACGCCGATCGTGTGTACGCGGCCGAGCAGTTTTCCAATACGGTATCGGTGACCGACCCGGTGGATAACAAGCTGCTGGGTGTGATCCGTCTGGGCGATCCCCAACCCATGAACTTCGCGCCGCTGTACAAAGGCCAGGTGCTCACCCACGGCATGGGCTTCTCGCCCGATGGCAAGACGCTGGCAATTGTATCCATCGGCTCCAACGGCGTGAGCTTCATCGATACCGCCACCAACACGGTCAAGCACACGACCTACGTGGGCCGCTCGCCCCACGAGGCGTTCTTCACGCCCGATGGCACAGCCGTATGGGTAACCGTACGCGGCGAGGATTACGTCGCCGTCATCGACGCGAAGACGTACGAAGAAGTGGCGCGGGTAAAGACACCTGCCGGCCCGGGCATGACCATCTTTTCCCCGGATGGGAAGTACGCGTACATCTGCTCGTCGTTCAATCCGGCCACCGTCGTGATCGATGTCGGCACGCGCGAGCAAGTGGGCGAGGTGAAACAGCCAAGCCCGTTCTGCCCGAACATCGCCGTCACGCCGGATGGCAAGCAGGTGTGGTTCACCCTGAAGGACACCGGCAAGCTGGTGGCCTTTTCGGCGCTGCCGCCCTTTCCCGTGTTGAAGACCATGGACATGGGCCCGATCGCCAACCACGTGAACTTCGCGACGGTAAAGGGCGTGCCGTACGCCTATGTCACGGTCGGCGGCTTGAGCCAGGTGAAGGTGCTTCGCGTCAGTGACTATTCGGTCGTCGCCACCATCCCGGTGGGCGCGATGCCGCACGGTGTGTGGCCCTCGTCGGATGGGTCGCGCGTGTACGTGGGGCTCGAGAACGATGACAAGCTGGCCGTGATCGATACCGCTACGAACAAGGTGGTTGCCACTGTCCCCATCGGCCAGGCACCGCAGGCGCTCGCCTTCGTCTCCAACGCGGCCGCCTCGCCACAGGCCGACAAGTCGCTCGCGCAACTAGGCATCGCGGGTAACACGTACTCGCTGACACTGAACGACGCCAGCGGCGAACGCACGCATGTCACCCTGTTCGACCAGGGCCTGGTGCAGGTGCTGCAAGCCGCGGTGACCGGCCTTGAGCCGAAGAAGGCTTACTTCATCGCGCTGGCCGATTCGCCCACCGGCAGCAACCTGCAACCGCTCGCCCGCTTCATGACCAACCCGGCCGGCGCCGCCATCGTGAATGCGTCTGGGCCGATCCGGCAGTTGGTGGACAAGCCGACATCCGGCGCACGGCGGTATCTGGTCATCACCGATGAGGCCACCGGCGCACCCGGCAAGGTGTTGCAGCGCCCGGCGTCATAA
- a CDS encoding DUF305 domain-containing protein — MSISKGLTAPLLSAAILAASGLRASAPPSPADNFHAASDQAMAVMMKGMDAPPTGDVDHDFVAMMVPHHQGAIDMAIAELKYGRDEHLRRIAQEIIVDQQQEIAAMRLALNQPLPPSAPAPTTVTTRPPTAGVKESP, encoded by the coding sequence ATGTCGATCTCAAAGGGGCTCACGGCTCCGCTGCTTTCTGCCGCCATCCTGGCGGCGTCGGGCTTGCGCGCATCCGCGCCGCCCAGCCCTGCGGATAACTTCCACGCAGCATCGGACCAGGCCATGGCCGTGATGATGAAAGGCATGGACGCGCCGCCTACCGGCGATGTCGACCACGATTTCGTGGCCATGATGGTGCCGCACCACCAGGGCGCCATCGATATGGCGATCGCCGAACTGAAGTACGGCCGCGACGAGCACCTGCGCCGTATCGCCCAGGAAATCATCGTGGATCAGCAGCAGGAGATCGCGGCCATGCGGCTGGCGCTCAACCAGCCATTGCCGCCCTCCGCGCCAGCCCCGACCACCGTCACCACCCGCCCGCCCACCGCCGGCGTCAAGGAATCGCCATGA